A section of the Bacteroidia bacterium genome encodes:
- a CDS encoding BrxA/BrxB family bacilliredoxin, translated as MYPEAFVAPMRKELSDVGILELHTPEEVVKALDNKSGTLLLVVNSVCGCAAGGARPGVISALNQPTRPDRIVSVFAGVDKEATQKAREYLMPFPPSSPAIALFKDGQLVHILERHHIERSTVQMITENLIAAFEKHCR; from the coding sequence ATGTATCCAGAAGCATTTGTAGCGCCGATGCGCAAAGAACTATCTGATGTAGGGATCTTAGAATTACACACTCCCGAAGAAGTTGTAAAAGCTCTTGACAATAAGTCAGGTACGCTTTTATTGGTCGTAAATTCTGTATGTGGTTGCGCTGCTGGTGGTGCCCGCCCGGGAGTGATAAGTGCCTTAAACCAGCCTACACGCCCAGACCGTATCGTGAGTGTATTTGCCGGCGTAGATAAAGAAGCAACCCAAAAAGCCAGAGAATATCTAATGCCGTTCCCGCCTTCATCACCAGCAATTGCTCTATTTAAAGATGGGCAACTCGTTCATATTTTAGAACGGCATCACATCGAAAGAAGCACGGTTCAAATGATTACCGAAAATTTAATAGCAGCTTTTGAAAAGCATTGCCGTTAA